A stretch of Monomorium pharaonis isolate MP-MQ-018 chromosome 7, ASM1337386v2, whole genome shotgun sequence DNA encodes these proteins:
- the LOC118646754 gene encoding uncharacterized protein LOC118646754 — MKKEMAMLKILPLRFSTDKKEKHVNLLYMQNPREDSVGHFVWIKNLSRLVSSQLSKKEHKKYICDRCLHYFSSCERLQSRAVDCQKMNDCAITLPAENDKWLNFRNINHKERVPFIVCLRGPRVCAAEDAT, encoded by the exons ATGAAAAAGGAAATGGCAATGCTAAAGATTCTTCCGCTGCGGTTCTCCACTGATAAGAAAGAAAAGcatgtcaatttattatacatgcaAAATCCGCGCGAAGACAGCGTAGGCCACTTTGTCTGGATAAAAAATCTGTCCCGCCTCGTCAGCTCTCAACTGAGTAAAAAGGAgcacaagaaatacatttgcgatcg gtgCTTGCACTATTTTTCATCATGCGAGAGGTTGCAATCACGCGCTGTAGACTGTCAGAAGATGAACGACTGCGCTATCACATTGCCTGCCGAAAACGACAAGTGGTTGAATTTCCGAAATATAAACCACAAGGAACGAGTGCCCTTTATCGTCTGTCTACGCGGACCTCGAGTGTGTGCTGCGGAAGACGCAACATGA